The Anopheles gambiae chromosome 2, idAnoGambNW_F1_1, whole genome shotgun sequence genomic sequence GCGTCCATCCGCATCCCGTGACGTCCAACGGGGGGGACGTGTTTGTCGAGGGCATTGTGAAGGAAGTGCACGGCAACAAGAAGCAGTTTTCGGTGCAGATTGCGGGCGGCTCGATCGCAGACAAGCAGGAGGTACGGGGGTGTACGCTCAAAACACACTTTCGTTACCGAACATGGTTCTAATTGTATTCCTTTCATGTATCCATTTTTCCACAGTTACGAATAGTGAAACGGGTTGATATGCGCCTCCTGAAACCGCCCTGGTGGGACGAGCTGGAAGATGCGCTGGACAGCTATAGCGGTGGCCACACGGTGTCCGCAGTAGATTGTGGCTCGAGCCGGCGTAACACaatcgatcatcatcatcatcgttcccATGAAGGAGATAGTAGCACCGGAAagttgcaacagcagcagcagcagccacccgCCATAGTAAGCTACGTCCTAGCAACGTCGACCAACAGCGAACATCATCTACACGGCAGTGGTGCCGGAACAGCAGGACAGCAACCGCCCGCCggcaccgccgccaccatcaTCTACACAAGTGGGGCACCGTACAAAAACAGCATCAGCATAACGCAGGGTCGTGGTGTGGCCAGTGCCGGCCTACGGTACGATCCATCGCTgggagcagcagcggcagcggcagccggAACGAGCGATCAACAGCAGCTAAAGCAGCAGCTCCATGTGCCATTGCAATTGCAGCACGTTctaccagcagcaggagcaggatCGGGTGAAGAGCAACAGCACCATTACCGCAGCGCTGCCACCTCACCATTCCAGTCCGTGCAGCTCACGATCGGCGGCGCTGCTACGGATCATCGTGAACGGGATGGGGTGGATACCGCACACTacaccactgctgctgctggtggtgctcaTGCGCGCTCTCATTCGCTGCATCACGTGTCGCATCCGGTGCAGGTCGGGATGTCTCCAGCGCCggcccacagcagcagcagcaacagcaacacgaTCGGCAGTGGAGCTTCGTCAGCGTCAGTGTCGGGTGGTGGTGTCGCTGGTGGTGGTCCTCCCAGCAGCTCAGTATTAAGGACGCTCAGTCCGGACGATCTGCGCATCGCGAACCGCAGTTACGACAACGAGAGTGACGACGAAGTGCGCAGCAGTTTTCCCATGGAAGGAGGTACCGACGTCGTTTTTATGCTTTTGATTTCCCCAACTCATACATAGTTCACCTCTCACTCACTATTTCACTTGCAGAAGCGGAAAAATACTCAGGTAGCAGCAAGCGAAGCAGTATGCAAAGCCGTGGAAGTACCTCAAGCTTACTGGACCAACGAAGTACACCTCGATCTCAACCTGCAACCCCAAGGTACTTGTTGTGGCGGTATTGCCACGTCACGTGTTTAGTTAAGGTATTGTAATTCATTCGATTGTTGTCATTCTCGGTCATGTCACCAGATCTCAAGCGGCCACACCGCACCGGTTCAAGAAGGGCGACGTCGTTTCCACGCCCACCGGCATACGGAAGAAGTTTAACGGCAAGCAGTGGCGCAGGCTGTGCTCGAACGAAACCTGTTCGAAGGAATCTCAACGACGAGGCTACTGCTCGCGGCATCTCAGCCAGAAGGGTAGCAATGCGCTCCGGTCGTCCACCAGCTCGGTGACGAATCATTTCAACAGGTAATGGCTGCTGTTGAAAGCTTGAAAAAAGGAGCTCTATGGGTCGTTTGGCGATGAGTTAAAATTGATACTCAACTCTTTCCTGTTTCGTTCCTTACAGTAGTCGATCGAGCAGCAAAACACAGCTAGATGAGGAAACATCTAGAGATTCGGAAACTTCACCCCATTACCGTGTGGCGGGACGGTTCGATCAGGACGAAACGGATGCGGCCAATATGCTGGGTAAGTTGAAATACTGTTTTCCGCGTCAGATACCAATGACAATAGCAAATATATGAAATCAGTTGAAAAACATCCAACTAGCGGCGAATACTGATGTTCTTATTGGAAACTCACATGGCAAGCAGTGTAATGTATCAGCACTTGGTTATTTTTATGGGAttctaaaagaaaaaaagtagtAGTCCTCAATGTACGCTATAAATGCCTAACGCAAAGACACCGCGTTTGTGGAATTTCGCGGTTTTATATTGATTATTTTCTTGTGTAGCTTATAGTTAAAATATAATGAATAATTTTGGCTGAAGTAAGTGGCTTTAGTCACTacattaattatttcattttcttttttgaatgAATTCAAGAATTTATTTGCGTTTACAGGGTCTTCCTGGgattctcatagttgtgggacttTGCCTTGACTCTTTCATATCGGAAGTGAtcttcatatgatggaaagtagactctatggcacccttgtTGGATAGACTCCTAGTAAATTCCTATttgatttgtccaacaagggtgttatagagtccaattcccattacattgaGTTCATTTCACGCAAGAAGGAgtaaataaagtgtcccagagctatgagaactcctgcaAAACCGTGTAACGATTCATGTGTCAAATCAATGCAATTTTTGCTCAGAGAACTGTCAAATATAGACACCCGCGTATTTCGGGGACCACCTGTAATATactaaaaaacaaaccgaGTTCAAATGTTTAACTTGACGATCCCTGACAAACTGCTTCGAAATGGACCAGGGCAGTTTCTTGGAACGGAAAGCATTATATCATTGATGAACAGTGTCTCTGCGGTGATGATTGGCGAAAATACCTCGTTCTGCGTGATTTACAAccgaaattcaatttaaacatatttctcAGAACTGAAATAAAACACTCCATTCACTGCACAAGATTCACGTTCTTagaagaggagaaaaaagcaCTCTCAAAAGTTCAGTGATTAGTTCAGGTGATCGTAATTAATCGCCTTCGCTGGAAAATACATCCGCCACCAATATACACAACCAAGAGCACGAATAACGCGAATGAAGTGGTAGCCTTTCCGTCCGCAAGGCGCGCCTATCCGTTCTCGCACTGGGCGTTTGcgcaacaccaacacacacgcacacgcagccAGTCGGACGAACGCTGATCGTTGAATAAACAATCAGTCAAAACGGACAATGGGCTCGAgattttgtgcgtgtgtgtgtgtgtgtaaatggtCGTCCACTAGTAGATGCATGCAGGCGCACGGGCGCACATTTCCAAGAAGGACTTTATTGGCATTTACACACCCGTTGAGCACGGGAGTacacgagagagaaagagagtttaGTCAAATCGGTACGCCCGCCGGCAGGAATAGTTTTCAAGTGAAAGTCATCCAGCTTCCTTTCGGGCGTTTTGTGTCGTTGTGAAGGCGTAATTCTAAAAATAGTTGTATGCTTAAATTAGTCACTTTAGGCGCGGTGCTACTGTTGGTTGCGAAAGTTTCAGTGCGAAAAGTATGAACTTTATGAACATGAACATGTACGATCTGCAAAGTGGTGCCGAACTGTACATTAAGTGTTTGCGTAAGTGTTGCTTGCACAATCTTAGTTCTTCGTGGTGGGTTTTTCTTACGCTGGCAATCGGATAAGACTAGGATAGTCAGTTAAttctttgtttcattgcgTTCATAGCAAATACCTCAGCATCGATCCACTGAAAAGATCGCCATCTTGTTAAGTCAGACTTCGTTCTCTGTGTGTGGAGAGCATGTGTATGAGTgaggtttatttgttttatcaaaCACTGATATGTCAAGAAGTGATTGTTACCGTTAGGTTTTCAATTATTATACACATTACCATTGGAAAATAGTCTTTTTTGTATTAGGAGAACTGTTCTATCATGAAAACTACTACCATCCAACTAACATGCAGTTCCATTGATGGttcctctctttttctctttctccaaCACAGTATCACTTAGCAGTTCCCGCTCAGCGACACCGAGCAATTCGTTCTCCTCGCCAACCGGGCACGGATCGTCCCCGCTGGCAACACAATCGCCGGTAATGATTGGCAACCGGCAGAACCTGTTTCTGCCGATCGGCAGCCCGGCACCGTCCAACGATCCGCACGGCAGTATCGGCAGTGGCGGCAGCAACAAGTACAAAACGAATACTCCGAGCCCGAGCCCAGCGCACGTCATTGGCGGCGGTATCGGCATCGTTGGTAGTGGCGGGCCTGCTGGCAGCGGCCATCACCATCAGCTGATTCGACCGGAGTCGCTGCGGCCAACGCAACCGGCGGGCAGTGGTGCCGGCGCTGCGCCACCACCGACCGGTCACGCGACCAGCGTTATACGTATGTCGCCCCTGTACTCCCAGCATTCGGCCCATCCGTCGGCGATTTACGCTAGCTATCCTGTACATGTGGCAGGCGGTGGAGGTAGCTCATCGGCGGCACAAACGATTAACGCTTCTTCACAGCAACAGACTGTAAGTGTGGAAGCTGTATCGTCTAATGGCGTTGcacaacaccaacagcagcagcagcagcatcaccagcagccgtcgcaacatcaacagcagctacatcagcaacagcaagagctgcagcaacagcaggaacCGCAAGAGCAACCTCACGCGCTGGTAACGACCAGTCGATCGCAACCGATCTCCGGTCCGGCACAGCACGTTGCGCAATCAGCGTCGCCGGCCGCCCTCCACCATCATACGATcatacaacaacagcagcaacagcaacagcaacaactgtCACAGACGACCTctcaacaacagcacacagtGTTATTAACCAGTCAACATCAGCAATCCTTAACCGTGCCAAAAAACGGCATTAGCACGGGTTCCACCTATCAATGGCATGCATTGCTTCCGATCATAAACAGTCCGTCGGCGATCGCCAAGAGCAACCTCCATCCACATCATCAACACCACCACTACGCGCACATGGCGCACTCGCAGGCCTACGGACCAGCTGCTGCCGCAGCAAACACCGCTGCTGGCCCACCATCATCAGCGGCAACGACGGCGGCGGTTGCCTCGCAGCAACCATCGCCGATTGGAAGCTCCTCCGCAACGACAGCCAAGCCGTCGTCGGCGGGCGCATCCTCGATGGTCATCGTGCCGTCGAAGGTGTACTCGCCTACGCCACCGCCTCCTCAGCTAGCCGCCGGGGAGGAGATGGTTTcgatcgacgacgacgaccaggGAGACGATGATGTCTTTGAAGCAGAGCCCGTGAAAACAGCAGCACCCAGCACGAAAAACTCTACCGCGCAAGGTGGAGCAGGAGAGCAGACAAGCAACCGGTATGCGGCCGGTAACGGTAATaatggtagtggtggtggtggtgccggaaGCCATCAACTGTTGCGCGGCATGGACATAGAAGCACCGGTCACGGTCACGAACAGTAAGACAACTTCGGCCGAGAGTGCCGAATCGATCGCAAAGCGACGAACGCAATCGTGCAGTGCAGCGCTGCAGGCCGCCGCCGCTGCAGCGAAcggtggcagcagcggcggtgccggtggtggcggAAGTGGCAGCGGTACGCCGAAGGAACCGCAGAGTCCGCTGAGCAACAAGAAGGACGCTAAAATACGGCGCCCGATGAACGCGTTCATGATTTTCTCCAAGCGCCACCGGGCGCTGGTCCACCAGAAGCATCCGAACCAGGACAACCGAACGGTGAGCAAGATCCTGGGCGAATGGTGGTACGCACTGAAGCCGGAAGAGAAAACCAAATACCACGAGCTGGCGAGCGAGGTGAAGGAGGCACACTTTAAGGCACATCCGGAGTGGAAGTGGTGCTCGAAGGATCGCCGAAAATCGTCCTCCTCGGCGAAGGAAGGGATGGTTGGTGGCGGCGTGCCTGCGTCCGGTAGTGGGCCGGGCGGATTAGCATCAGCGGGAGGTAACAGTGGCCGGGGCCGCATGGATTCGTTCGACGGGAACGATTCGTTCGACGAACGAAGCCCCAAAACGCCGTCCGACGTGGCAATGCCTTCCGTTGGGGGAGGAACGTCGACCGGGGGCGGCAACGGAAGCCAGGCGAACGATATCATTCCACTGACCGTTGCACCGTACAACACAATTGACGAAACACCCGAACCAGCGTCcggtgtgatgatgatgctaccACCGACAACGACTGCCAACCACGGATCCGTGGCTTCGTGCAACACTGGCAGCCAACAGAATCCGGAACCGATGGTTGTCGATGCGGCAAGCCGCTCCTCCTCACCGTCCCACCAACGGTACGCCGAGCCGGAGGGACGGGAAAAGAACGACGAACGGATGGATATATCCATTACCGATGAGCAGATGGACGAGGGAGGTGATGTTGCTGAAGACGATCAGCCGATGACGATCGCGGACGACGAGTCGGTACCGCGAAAGGCACCACCGTCCGCGCAATCATCGAACGATGTGGCGGAGCTCGATCTGAAATGTGCCGAAAAGGTAAGCGACTCGGATGTGGAAGACATCTCCGGCAACGCCAAGGGCAAACAAAACCATGGGGAGATGAGCTCGTCTCAATTTACTGCTAGTTCTTCCACCAAGGTACGATCAATCATAATCGATGGGGCGTGTTGTGTTTCCTTTTAAGTTGTTCTCTCCTTTCTGTTTGCGGGCATTTTTGGCGTGAGATGGTCTCTATTTGTGTTTAGCTTATCAGCCATGTTTCCAGAGTTTTGTATAACACTGCTACATCGactttgttttgaatttgtttacaGGTTTCACAATCGACGGTTTCAAACGACTACCATCACGGCAGCAATGGGGATGTAGCGACAGATTACTCCATAAAAACACTGACGACGGCAGGCAGCAACAATGGTGGccaaccaccaacaacacccgGTGGGCCCAATTCCGCCTCGCTCGACGCCTCTTCCACATCGTTACTGACGTGCAAACCGAAACCAATCAAAGCGGGTGCGATCGGCAACagtactactactgctactactactactactgctactgctactactactggcGGAAGTAACACCGCTGGTTGCGGTGCAGATAGCAATGGCAGCAGTGGTGGCAACAACAGCGTAACTGCTGGAAATGGGGCCAGCGGACAGGGCGGTACCATGTACCAGCATCATCACTCGCATcctcaccatcaccaccaccatccgatCGGGTACGCGTACAGCAGTCCGAAGAACCCGGTTGGTGTTTCACCATTCCAGCCAACAGGTAAGCTCTGGTGTGATATGGAAGACGTAGGTAGGCGGCACTGGAATGAATTCACTATTCCTCATGTCCATCTTTTAGGAGGAGCATTTAAAACGATGCCACAAAGTCCGAAAACCCTGGGCAAGCAGGATCATCCATCGTATTTGCTCTCGCCAGCGCCATCAACGCCGACGGCGTCCACAATTAAGATGGAACCGGCAGAAAATctaaccaccagcagcagcaacggcggTACCACCCGTAGCAATGTCGATACCATCTTCAACTTCTCATCCGCTGCCATAAAGGAACAacatctgcagcagcagcagcagccaaacTCGCTGTACCACGGTGGGaacgatcagcagcagcagcacaaattTCTACTGGCCgttagcaacagcagcagcagcagtgtggcaGAGCCATTGTCGGGCGCGGCGGCCGCAAACTCAACGTTGACCGTTACACcgccgagcagcagctgctcctCGGAGGGTGGGGCAAGTAGcctcagcaacagcagcaccaaatGTAAATCGCTGTTAGAGTTTAATCCCACCATTTGTTACACGATCTCGAACGTTAACGGTAGCCATGCGACCGCCAGTAGCAATGCAAACCATAAGCCTAGTACTAACGCAATAGTGATGAGCATGAAGCAAGGTAAACTAATCATGGATGTTGTGAACACTGCTACCAGTACttgtactactactattaccaCTAACACCGCTAGTGCTAACGAACCTACTAATCATCATCACAAACTGAGCCGTACAGATACCACTACCGAAAGCAATCATCATCCAACTTCTTCTCATCTAGATGTTGTTCACCATTCTAACCATCAGCTTTCATCATCCACGACACATTGCATAAATAATACAGCTAATCGCTCTTCTACTTCCGATGTTGTCATCATGAATGCCATTACTAATAGTATCGCTActagtaccaccaccaccaccactactactatcACTAACTCTACTACAAATTCCGCTACCGTTAAGCCTTCCTGTCCGATTGATGTTGTACATAGCGATAAGATCTCTTCTTCAtctaccaccatcaccacaaaCACCGTCGCTCATGCCGCGAAAAAAACGTTGAATGTTGTGAATGTTGTAAATGTGACAGCAAATGCATGTGCGGCGGGCCCGCCACCGCCTGCGacgtccaccagcagcaatGGGGCAGCGTTGATGAACGCCGCGGGAACGCCTGCGCAGGGAAGTAGCGATGGTGGTAGTGCCGCCACTACCCCTCCTACCACCGCCTTTATCATCAACACGTCCAGCGGTGGTGGCAGTGCCATTCTACGCCCTGTCCAGCCAGCGATGTCAATGATTGCGAAAAtggcaaacacaacaacacaccaacCACCAAAGCAGCCCCGTTCGGATGCCGATGCACCGGTCACCGGTTTGCAGCCTTCGGTCGTATACGAAACGATTCTGGTCGAACGTCCAGCGCAAGTGAAACACCAGGGATCGACCTTCACGACCGTTCCATTTAACGGTGCTTCATCGACAGTGATGCCGCTAGCCACGAATGGATTGATGTTAGCGTCCGCTTCTACCGCTGGCGGCAACACGCTGAGCAGTGCGGCGTTACCGAGTGGAAGCATTATCGTATTATCTCAAGCATCGCTGAACGAACTTCTGTTGCATGGTTCTTGCACAACGGCAGCACAGCatcaactacaacaacaacaacagctccaTAACGAAActaacagcaacaacacagaGCTAATAGCGGCAGCGAACAACAGAGATAACTCCAAAAAGCTACTACTAACAGCTGGTGGAGGCACTGCGACAATCACTAATCTCATCAGTTCAATCACAAACACCTCAACTATGCCCTTCTCTTCCACCCCTTCCCTCCCATCCTCGTGTAATAGCGGTAGTGTAGTCAATGGGAATATCTGTACCACTAGCATCCCCATCAGCTCTTCCCTCAATGTGACTAATTGTATCGTTGTGCCTGATCATACTTCCTTCACTACCACCTCTTCTACTACTTCTATTACTACTGTCACCACCTGTGCGACTACCATTGAACCATCCAGCACTACTAACAGTGCGGCAAAATTGTTAACATATACCATAAGCAAAAAAGGCATCACCACTGCTacctcttcctcctccacctTCCCCTCCACCGATCATCGTGCTCCTCTTCAGTCCAGCACCTCCGACCCGTCCTACATCAACATCATTGCCAccacttccaccaccaccaccaccaccactaccacttcTACTGTCCCCACAAACAATTCAACCATCatgaacaacagcagcaacacgaaACAGACGATTATAATGATCAATCCAACAACTTCAACAGTTCTACCGGTGCCATCATCCTCCGCACCGTCgtccgttgctgcattgcccACATCGCTGACGATGTCCTCGGTTGCATCGTTACatccgctgcagcagcaccatcagcagcagcaccagcaccagggtGTTGGCGCCACTGGCGGCTTCTCGATGCTGTCCACCATCAGCacgggcagcggcggcggcggtggtggtgtactgACAAACACCGTCACCACCAACGCGAACAGTGCCACCGACCTGACGACGGTACTGCCAgcggcgagcagcagcagcagcaccacgacAACCATCCTTGCATCCGCCGCCAACCAGCGTCTACCGGGCCGGCAGAAGCTGATGCTGTGTCCACAGGTAAGCAAGCAGCAGTGTATTTTCCCGTGCGCTTGTTATTTATACTGTAGGAAGCTTCTGGCTGGCTGGGGCTGGCTCTCCTTTACCAGATCAGCtggcttcaattggatttTTCTCGCTAGTAAATCATTTTTCAGTAGAGTTGACACTAGATTTATTGCTATCACCACACTGCATCATAGTTTCATTCATGTCATCTCATCTGCAAACCCACGATTCGACTCCTCCTTTTTCCCCACGTGCCACCAAATCCCTATTCCAGCCGATCCATTTGCCATCAACCTCTACTGAATTCCCTCCgttgctaaaaaaaaagacttcCCAAGATGTCCCACACACCTCtcaaaatgattcaaaatcAACACTGGCTCTGTTGGACGATGTGTTTTATCGCTGGATTGGCGCATTATttggcaaacaacaaacagtcaACCATCATTTCGCGCGTCGAGCCGTAGTTTAACCCATCCAATTCCTGTTTCTCCTGCCttcttctccccccccccccccaccactggaatgttttagattttttcttAGGTATACCCGAAGGCACAATTTCTCCCCTCAAAATTGATTATCTCTGTAGCTACGTAGTATCTTTTACCGCATGCAATGTGCGCTTCCGAAGCAcgcactacacacacatacacacatagacGCTCCCCGTGTGGATGATGCTTAGATATTTAgtccttttgtttttgagtTTCTTGCGTAGCTTTTAGTGGAGCGCTGATGAACGGGGTGCTACTCCCTGTAGGTTTCTCTATTAATTCACTGTTCAAAAGCACCGTGTTCTTCTTACGTTGTCGATATAGTTAATTCACATTTTGCCCCGTTTCGATTCTTCTGATTTCAACCGAATTGTTGCTTCTCGATGCTGCAGTATACCGTTTGTTAAGTAGTTTGTTAAGTAATGGTGCGTGCGAATTGCTACCGCTTGattgctcttttttctttttcggctCCGTTGAGCCTTTCCCCCACAGTCTCTCAAGCTCCTTtaaagtattgtttttttttcgctttttggtTGTACTACTAGCCTAGCCTCCTGTGACTAACGGTTCTTCCAACTGACacatacttacttacttcTCTCAATTCCAGTTTGCCCTAGTCCTTCCCGATCACCAACAGTTTACGCTGACCGATCGCTCTAAGATTTCGTTCGCGAATCTTGCCACGGCGACCATTAAACCGGCCCAGGGCAACACTATCTTTGCCGCTGTCCCCTCCCCCTCGTCCTCCTCCGCATCCCCTTCCTCTTCGTCTACCACCACCGTCGCATTTGCACTAACACCGTCGCCATCCTGTTCCGCATCCGCTACTACTATCACTGGCGCATTGCGGCCAGCCGGCAGCAACGGAACCATCCAGCCGCCGACGGTGGCACACGTGAAACTAACCAACATCCTTCCGACAACAGTAACACCACCTACTTCATCATCCACCTCTTCATCATGTTCCAATACCTTCACCACCACAtcacattcttcttcttcttggtcgtcgtcgtcgtcctcggcgtcgtcggcgtcgtcgtcgtcgagtGTGCTAATCAAAACGCAGTCGGCAACGGGCGCAATCGTGCCGAATGGTATTGGGGCCACCAACGCtgccggtggcggtggcattggtggtggtggtggtactactactacgatAAACGCGTCCATTCCCGTACAATATTTGATCCAAGGCAAGATACCGAATCTTCTCATCTCCACAACACAGGGCTACCCGGCACAGATTCAGCAGTCGCCGCATCACCatccgcagcagcagtacgccACGATCAAGCAGGAACCGCCGGAATCGCCCGGCGCGAAACACTTGCTACCGGTAACGCCTACATCCAATACTGCCGGATCGGTGTACGGTAGTAACAGcaacagtggtggtggtggtggctctACTGTGCCCTCTACTGGTGGTAGCAGTGGTAACGAACGGGACGCTTCCAATGAGGAGGAGGACATGGAAGAAGATTACGGCGAGGGCGGCGATGGTGGCACAGCGgatgcagcagccgccgcagaGAGCAAACAGTTCATTCTGGCACCGACGCCGGCGCAACTAGGTCGCGCTCCGCTACAGCGGCGTCAGATGAGCAGCGGCGGCTGcaatagcaacagcaacagtaacAGTGGTATGTTGCaatcggagcagcagcagcagcagcaatcggcGGGTAGCAACAATGGTAGTATcacccagcaacagcagcagcagacaccGATGGAGGATGACGGTGGTGATGAAACGGCGAACACGTCGAACGAACAAAACAGCCACCACGCGCAtcaccagcaccatcagcacgCCTCGATGCCGTCCGCCCTGCCGACACCGACGTCCGCCTCCATGGAGGACTACCACAGCCAGATCTCGCCGTCCACCGCTAAGAAAGCCTTCTTTCGCAAGGCGAAGCCCGACGATATGGATAAGTAAGTAGTATTGCACAGCGCTCTGGCTGACGGTATGCGTGAGCGTTTATTTCAGTGCCTCTGACCCCGAACCATTCCAATTGTCTTGCTTTACGCAGCGTTCTGCGACAGGTTGACTTTGagaaaaagtttaaaacaCTACCCCAGTTCAAGCCGGAAGATTGTCACTCACCCAGTGCCATTATGGCGTCGTCACCACGTGTGTTCACGCAAAACTATCGTAAAAAGCAAACCACGACTCACAAAACGCGTAAGTATTATTACACCCAGCGTCAGTTGCATCAAGTAAAAAACTCTGCTTTCGCTTACAGTGGTGCCGGATGAAGATCAGCATAACAATCTGCATTCGGATGGCAGTGCGCCTCCGCTGTCCAGTACTGCCACCCCGTCCAGCTCGTACGTGATCGGGAATCGATTTTTCGGACCGGATTTCAACATGGAACAGTACAAAGGTACTGTACTGAAGCTTCCCCTTCCAATTGGCATCCACTGAAAGAGTCCCCTTTATTACTACACGTTCCACTTTTAGAAATGTCGGCAGAAATGGGCCGGGGAGCGGTGGGAACTGGCGCCGGAATGGGCGGCGGTC encodes the following:
- the LOC11175788 gene encoding protein capicua homolog isoform X9, encoding MIPQKQPPPASSSASSSSSSPSHRQQSVNASVTVAHSNSSSMTTTVVAVSTGPGTAATVGPSSGTTTTVAAASSAASEKPVTQNATPRQHPKKRKFDLAELEEMESHRPVPPPPLPVPPAATPALSPPGGSNGAKQATTQPMDTGGGGGGGEDDREAGNRGVLYEQSAVASPHASSTGNIAVFKNGEPEENGTFGAYHHQQQHHHHHYGATNGSFGREGDSPGNHHATDVRTGNSISTYDAPVHHSDRSHREPVDSRERIVMNSVSHRSQPSSSPGQGPQPAGSPASNGATVVHNAHQHHRGSPGAMINLTSVPTTATLLTMVPAGGKAHQMQQQQRSSLYPHQLHQHQQLASGRQSPGMMIAASSSISSSTNSSTSSINKCSSSNNGATLTSSPSPSSSSSSTIATMNRSQSYTISTITLQPQPTASTAASPSPGAIESSSQLHQHQQQHPAIGHNRQILLAVDPATIRHHQQQQQQQQQILRLQPSSATPEAYYVSSKKLHTMPSYGSPGSYKPSPTPPSAVSSGNATSTPSPVHHHSGPTSFSMPQQHHYQHQPPGQHSQQQQQQQQQQFRQQSPPAPPPSSSSSTTVQLEPVQLSAASGQQQQQQYTTAPVAPASPLIDLSEWINHRVLARRKDVYDSGRIRATAAPGTVVIGFDAPEGSHQTYEGVLDDVHRQQDIIDDVCPALADLQPGVRVCVRATCVHPHPVTSNGGDVFVEGIVKEVHGNKKQFSVQIAGGSIADKQELRIVKRVDMRLLKPPWWDELEDALDSYSGGHTVSAVDCGSSRRNTIDHHHHRSHEGDSSTGKLQQQQQQPPAIVSYVLATSTNSEHHLHGSGAGTAGQQPPAGTAATIIYTSGAPYKNSISITQGRGVASAGLRYDPSLGAAAAAAAGTSDQQQLKQQLHVPLQLQHVLPAAGAGSGEEQQHHYRSAATSPFQSVQLTIGGAATDHRERDGVDTAHYTTAAAGGAHARSHSLHHVSHPVQVGMSPAPAHSSSSNSNTIGSGASSASVSGGGVAGGGPPSSSVLRTLSPDDLRIANRSYDNESDDEVRSSFPMEGEAEKYSGSSKRSSMQSRGSTSSLLDQRSTPRSQPATPRSQAATPHRFKKGDVVSTPTGIRKKFNGKQWRRLCSNETCSKESQRRGYCSRHLSQKGSNALRSSTSSVTNHFNSSRSSSKTQLDEETSRDSETSPHYRVAGRFDQDETDAANMLVSLSSSRSATPSNSFSSPTGHGSSPLATQSPVMIGNRQNLFLPIGSPAPSNDPHGSIGSGGSNKYKTNTPSPSPAHVIGGGIGIVGSGGPAGSGHHHQLIRPESLRPTQPAGSGAGAAPPPTGHATSVIRMSPLYSQHSAHPSAIYASYPVHVAGGGGSSSAAQTINASSQQQTVSVEAVSSNGVAQHQQQQQQHHQQPSQHQQQLHQQQQELQQQQEPQEQPHALVTTSRSQPISGPAQHVAQSASPAALHHHTIIQQQQQQQQQQLSQTTSQQQHTVLLTSQHQQSLTVPKNGISTGSTYQWHALLPIINSPSAIAKSNLHPHHQHHHYAHMAHSQAYGPAAAAANTAAGPPSSAATTAAVASQQPSPIGSSSATTAKPSSAGASSMVIVPSKVYSPTPPPPQLAAGEEMVSIDDDDQGDDDVFEAEPVKTAAPSTKNSTAQGGAGEQTSNRYAAGNGNNGSGGGGAGSHQLLRGMDIEAPVTVTNSKTTSAESAESIAKRRTQSCSAALQAAAAAANGGSSGGAGGGGSGSGTPKEPQSPLSNKKDAKIRRPMNAFMIFSKRHRALVHQKHPNQDNRTVSKILGEWWYALKPEEKTKYHELASEVKEAHFKAHPEWKWCSKDRRKSSSSAKEGMVGGGVPASGSGPGGLASAGGNSGRGRMDSFDGNDSFDERSPKTPSDVAMPSVGGGTSTGGGNGSQANDIIPLTVAPYNTIDETPEPASGVMMMLPPTTTANHGSVASCNTGSQQNPEPMVVDAASRSSSPSHQRYAEPEGREKNDERMDISITDEQMDEGGDVAEDDQPMTIADDESVPRKAPPSAQSSNDVAELDLKCAEKVSDSDVEDISGNAKGKQNHGEMSSSQFTASSSTKVSQSTVSNDYHHGSNGDVATDYSIKTLTTAGSNNGGQPPTTPGGPNSASLDASSTSLLTCKPKPIKAGAIGNSTTTATTTTTATATTTGGSNTAGCGADSNGSSGGNNSVTAGNGASGQGGTMYQHHHSHPHHHHHHPIGYAYSSPKNPVGVSPFQPTGGAFKTMPQSPKTLGKQDHPSYLLSPAPSTPTASTIKMEPAENLTTSSSNGGTTRSNVDTIFNFSSAAIKEQHLQQQQQPNSLYHGGNDQQQQHKFLLAVSNSSSSSVAEPLSGAAAANSTLTVTPPSSSCSSEGGASSLSNSSTKFLPVPSSSAPSSVAALPTSLTMSSVASLHPLQQHHQQQHQHQGVGATGGFSMLSTISTGSGGGGGGVLTNTVTTNANSATDLTTVLPAASSSSSTTTTILASAANQRLPGRQKLMLCPQGYPAQIQQSPHHHPQQQYATIKQEPPESPGAKHLLPVTPTSNTAGSVYGSNSNSGGGGGSTVPSTGGSSGNERDASNEEEDMEEDYGEGGDGGTADAAAAAESKQFILAPTPAQLGRAPLQRRQMSSGGCNSNSNSNSGMLQSEQQQQQQSAGSNNGSITQQQQQQTPMEDDGGDETANTSNEQNSHHAHHQHHQHASMPSALPTPTSASMEDYHSQISPSTAKKAFFRKAKPDDMDNVLRQVDFEKKFKTLPQFKPEDCHSPSAIMASSPRVFTQNYRKKQTTTHKTLVPDEDQHNNLHSDGSAPPLSSTATPSSSYVIGNRFFGPDFNMEQYKEMSAEMGRGAVGTGAGMGGGPGVDDRSPRTPKTPSQRSVNSAEEKGHRKILEQRRNLVVQLFNEHGMFPSTHATNSFQLAHSDIFPNKQSLQLKIREVRQKSMAQQPGFTPQSAGPITPTEISGGQSDSNQQHSLLHQQQQQQHTQQTQLHHQQQQQEHSIN